In Lolium rigidum isolate FL_2022 chromosome 7, APGP_CSIRO_Lrig_0.1, whole genome shotgun sequence, the DNA window ACaaatgcgactacctgtttccagttcattgcgccgccgtcttcgtcttcctcatcccgtccgtcggcgtgcaccgattgCCGGGAtattaggcctccggaaccctgtctctcgtgaacctgtacgggtgaggggcaatcaggttttggggagcgctccggcgcgactactggcagcacgacgtcgtcttcggacgacgagtttctccacaccgacaacttctttccggacctcagcgacttcttcgacaacctcaacatgggcgacaacgacgctgctgtgaagtatgtgatcttgtcgtttctctttcagtttctgttagagcttcttgttctagtttctgtggtagatgcgatcggtgtgtcttgtttagatgtgatctgttctaccttactagtctacaCGATTAGTTTACTTattgttttcatagtcatgatttatcaattactcgtacggattatttcatatggatatttgcttatatattcaacatacTGTACATCTCTGCTTTCAGGTTTCGATCTTGCACTACTATGTTTTGGTCTACACAAGCTTCGCATATCACCACGTACTAGAAGAGGTCTGAGGAGCTCCTACGACTTCATTCCTTGGAGACACCGGTCTGGTAAGGCGCCTCGCAGAACTCGCCGCCCAGATCGTCGCACGCCTCACCCGGGAATACCCTGCATTATTTCCAATTCCATGATCATTTAGCTTGTAAGTTCATTCCGCTACTTAATTCATATACATTCAAGAACTGTAGACGCACACTCCTGGATTGTTATTCATAACTGATACGCATCGATCGGGTGCTTACGTTTTAGGCTCGTCGTAGGCCAGGTACTCACGCTCCACTTCCTCCTCCCGCACCCTGCTTCCAGCAACATCAACGGCAGAGCTGCCGCCAAGCTTGGTCTCTGGGTACATCTCCGCCGCCTCGCACGCCTCGCCACCGACCAGGTCGCACGCCTCCATTGGGAACACCCTGCACCTCCCGCATTGCACAACCAGGTCAACACCAGTTCACTTCAGTTCAAGCTCACCAAAATATCTATCTAGTCAAGAGCGAATGAGGGAACGTACGAGACGTTGGAGCTGTAGTCCACTTCCGCGGTCCCCGTGCCAGCAGCCACACAGACGCCGCTGCGTGGCATCTTCCTCGTGCCGGTGACGacggtgctcctcctcctcgctgctgGCCTGATGCAGCTCACACTTGCAGCGAAAGGCAGCACGGCTGGCGAAGCAATGGCAGCCTGCATCTTGGAGTTAACCTGATCCTGATCTATAATACGAGGTTGTGGTGGCTTGTTTTGCTGTTAGCCTGACAACCAGGCTAAGCAGGGCCTACTTATATACTGCTCTATGAGTGAGTCCTGTTTTTGGATAACACTTGGGCCATGTGGTGTCATCCTCCTATATTCTGTCTGCCTCAAAGAGCGAGTCACTACAGGGGACCTAATTTTTGTAGCATTCTGAAGATATTTCTGCCTCCTCGTCTTCAGACTTCATACTTATCTTGCATAATTTTTTGTTACAAATGGGGGAAAACATGCACGGAAAATAGAATGATCGGGACAGTGCACTCTATGGCCCCTGTGTTTAtctctttttgtttgtttgaaaaaATCTCCTATTTTTCAGCAACTTATCTTCTTTCGACAACTTGCGAATAACCAAAGTTAAACAAGCATCACGGACACAATCAGCGTGACAACTTATCCATCATCAGAGGCAGTACAAGCGGCTTACACGGAGGGATTGCTCATAGCACAACTCAACTTCACATTAACAGCAAGGTAACACTAAGAATAAGGTACAGAAGACACTTCTAACTACGGAGCGATGCTCGAGGTACTGCTGGCATCCCTAGCTCATCCTCCTGCACCGGATAAAAAAAATGATACATCATTAAATTGTTCATGGGAAATGAACATGGTCGCTTAGTTATCACTCAACTGTAGCATATCATGCAACTTCGTCGTAGTAGGTATCAAATCACAAACGACAATCAACCGTACCAAACCATGCAACATTCTCCTACCAGGTATCACATCACAAACGATAGGTGCAAGAAACTCAGTCATAGAGTGTTAATAGATGCTGAATGGTATTTTCAGATTTCAGAGGCCATGCATCATTTTATGTTTTGTTTCATCACCAGTTCACCACAAGGAAAGAAACACCAGAATTTCAGGATGATGTGCAAACTGTTTTCTTCTGATCTCTTCTCCCTTGATCACTTAGCTATTTGCTTACACTAACCGAAGGTAAGCATGTTTTTCTGGCAATTAAGTTAAGTATGTTGTCTgttgaaaaaaaaatctagtgTGACATGGTAGATGCAAATGGAATTCACTTACCTGCTGCCTGTTTAGTGGAACTGCTGTAGGATAAGACGGTGCAGTGGGCAGgttaagatcaggttcctcgtctgGCTGAAGATATGATGGGACTGCAGCAGACTCGAACTCCATATCAGCTTCTAGAGCATCCAGCTCTACAATATTCATTACAAAAGAGGAAGTTAGGATGGAGCATGGTAGATATAAAACAATATCCAACTCTGCAATGGCCATGGCCCCAAGAAGAGATGTACATGCTTGGCTTCAAGATGCCTAAAAAATAAACCTATGCTATTTATGAGTTATGACACAGAGCTATGTTATAATCCATAACCATCCATGAATAGCAATGCTGCAGGGAGGAAGGGCCAACCACCAAAAGAGCAGCAGGACTAGATTAATGTTCCAGTATTGTCTAGTAAAAAATACAGTCTCCATACCTCCCATTAGCTCTTCCTCATCAACGTCATCTGGGATATTGTAGCTTCTACCGAGAGATTCTTGTATTTCGTTGCTCACGTCCATCAAATCCGTCATTTCATCTTGCATATTCTATAAATGACAGTTCAGAGTAAAGGAAGTTCTGTTACCAACAAATGAAGTAGGTAGAGTAACAACAACATTGAAAGAAAATATCTAAGTCAGTTCATGAAGTCATTTTAGTTGTACATCCCACTGACTAACTATGCCATTTTTTGGTAGCACCACTAGGCTGGTGCTGGTCCTTATTCGGATGGTTGCCAAACTTTGGCGTGGCCATATATGGCTCTTCAATCACATCATGTGCATGGTAATTGGTAGCACCACTGCAGCATGTAGGAATTAGGATACACAAGGGTAGTTGGCGATCCCAAAAAAAAAATGTTCTGACCTAGATGAAAACAGGTGGCGAAGTCCTTTTGTTGTATAGTTCTTCATGTAACTCATGGATAGTGCTAGAAATTGTGATCCCAAATTATCCAATTGCAAGAATGGACTCTGAGTCAAGTAAGATCCTAAGCTTTTGATATACCATACTGAGCAGGGCTACTAGTACTTGTCATTGCCcagcacacacatatattataaAGCTATATGGCTTGGAATTTTGAATGTCAATAGTTACTGCTATAGTAGTACATTGGAGAGCTGTTGATAGTTGACAGTTGACACTAACTTAGAGGTATACCGGGAATACCAAAATGGTAGCAACACAAAACCCGACTGACCATACATGGTACAACAACTAAATCAAAATGACATACATCGATGTCCTCGATCTTGACAGTTTTCATCATCCCCTTTAGCTCCTTATTCGCCGCCTTCATCGCATTCATCTGAAAAATCAGGCAATAGATCATAATCATTTGACATTCTGAACACTGTAGGATAAAACTTCAGAAAGTACAGCAGCATAGGCGACACGTACAGTCTGCTGGGCGTCCTTGAGGCCGTCGGCGGCGAAGCCGACCTGGTCGAGGTTGTAGGTCTGGTTGTAGAGCACGGTTCGCTGCTCCTCGTACATGCGCTTGTGCTTGAGGAGCCTGACGgcgcgggccttgatggcgtcctgcGAGGGCCCCGGCCGGGTCCGGCGGATCTGATCCTTGTACCTGGCCAGCTCCTCGTCCAGCTTCCTGATCTTCTCGTCCACGCTCTCCCCCCTCTTGTTTATCTGCCGAGCAGCATTGGAATCCGGGGGTTGAGGAGGAGTGAACCAATTGTGGGTGAAGAGGAGGGAAGGGGAGGGGGACTGACCTGATTTGTGGCATCCTGAATTGACGGGGGCGGTTCCTTGCTCTTCTTCGCGCCGAAGATCTTCTTCATCTCCGACGCCGGTGGGCGGCTGCGGCGGAGTTGGGACTTGGCAAGCAGAGTGAGCGAGTGTGTCTCTCTGTGTTTCGAAATTCAGACGAACCAGATTCAGGTGTGAAATGGGCTTTGATTTAGGGCACGATGTAATGGGCTAACAAACGAGCAAATTGGCCTACTACTAGTTAAGAGAGTTGGCAGCTCACGGGCCTGCTGCGACATGATAAAATAGATGAGTACGTTCTTATTTCTCCGTTCTATTTTTTTCTGTGTAAATTGCGAGCtttatcttctctttcttaatagatggccccattttgcTAATCCcacagcgagccacgtcaccTAATTAGCAATTGTCACCTTCCCGCATTGTTCCCAGTAGTAAGCCACGATTTTTCTCGTCAGACCGACACGGCAGAAGCCGATCGATAGCCCCTTCCTCGCCAGACTCACGCGCATGCACCAGATGGGCCGACCAATGGCACCGGCCCATGACCCCGTTGGACCTATGTTCAGTTGCGAAAAAAAGAAAACGGCCGGCAGACTCTGttcgtcttcctcgcctactcTCCCCATAGATCTCTCCCTCACCACGCTACAAATTCTCATGAAACCGCCCCATATGCCCACCATTCATCTGCCATGATTACC includes these proteins:
- the LOC124674882 gene encoding light-regulated protein, chloroplastic-like, with product MQAAIASPAVLPFAASVSCIRPAARRRSTVVTGTRKMPRSGVCVAAGTGTAEVDYSSNVSVFPMEACDLVGGEACEAAEMYPETKLGGSSAVDVAGSRVREEEVEREYLAYDEPKTVFPGEACDDLGGEFCEAPYQTGVSKE
- the LOC124674881 gene encoding vacuolar protein sorting-associated protein 60.2-like, whose translation is MKKIFGAKKSKEPPPSIQDATNQINKRGESVDEKIRKLDEELARYKDQIRRTRPGPSQDAIKARAVRLLKHKRMYEEQRTVLYNQTYNLDQVGFAADGLKDAQQTMNAMKAANKELKGMMKTVKIEDIDNMQDEMTDLMDVSNEIQESLGRSYNIPDDVDEEELMGELDALEADMEFESAAVPSYLQPDEEPDLNLPTAPSYPTAVPLNRQQEDELGMPAVPRASLRS